Proteins encoded by one window of Arachis ipaensis cultivar K30076 chromosome B04, Araip1.1, whole genome shotgun sequence:
- the LOC107635228 gene encoding uncharacterized protein LOC107635228 → MANYGTTQRVATSSSNSSPKPENYEPKVPNENHFKIFCPFSIPLTSESAAVRIIRNFATYGLYYTHFVWIILFITLIPARKVSLILLVIMTYVTSLFLLILRTWPNSFLLHKIINKWFVLAVIAVATAVQLVLTDAGIHLAVTLACSMPLVLVHAVLWVGFYGSEVVNYDAGSASASRESAPLFVVNESGDKVSNDAV, encoded by the coding sequence ATGGCAAATTATGGAACTACACAAAGAGTAGCAACCTCTTCCTCAAACTCTTCACCAAAGCCTGAAAACTATGAACCAAAAGTTCCAAATGAAAATCACTTCAAGATTTTCTGCCCCTTTAGCATTCCTTTAACATCAGAATCTGCAGCAGTTCGAATCATAAGAAACTTTGCCACCTATGGTCTATACTACACCCACTTTGTGTGGATCATACTATTCATAACTCTCATACCTGCCAGAAAAGTGTCACTGATTCTTCTCGTTATCATGACATATGTGACatccctttttcttttgattctaAGGACATGGCCAAATTCTTTTCTGCTTCACAAGATCATAAACAAGTGGTTTGTGTTGGCTGTGATTGCGGTTGCGACGGCGGTGCAGCTGGTTTTAACCGACGCTGGGATTCATCTGGCAGTGACTTTGGCTTGTAGTATGCCTCTTGTTTTGGTTCATGCAGTTTTGTGGGTTGGTTTTTATGGTTCTGAGGTTGTGAATTATGATGCTGGTTCTGCTTCTGCTTCAAGAGAAAGTGCTCCTCTTTTTGTAGTTAATGAGAGTGGAGATAAGGTTTCAAATGATGCTGtttga
- the LOC107635227 gene encoding uncharacterized protein LOC107635227 — protein MASLSMPSVSEQNRDDNNNKNNSISNKFLLPRKPARQPNPIIYRRLRRGSVAARISGKQTEYPTNKELLRTIAYLRNATAVFYEPDRMLPYNKAYIHDDDDDDEEGVTEDDEKHNFLPNDEKRKQELDKSMQKPNKNSGYNLTRKQTRKECDVSSSSTSHVVVNLKDTSRISDRSQGLTKKVQQTDSTRKTFMQFCSAEIICPPEHRAALAVKLLGVQAALLSCLGSPFENLSQFASTRNNSKIPLSLFQASTRFLPATIWTGMFIVSFAYTVMVAWSLGFRVPIISMLCLSLLYSLSVLVAAASGFNVICGTFRIHGTLFTCLGVLGFVMVLVGLVMLVLFYSWLYKKVEVAE, from the exons ATGGCTTCTTTGAGTATGCCTTCTGTTTCAGAACAGAACAGAGATGATAACAACAACAAGAACAATAGCATAAGCAACAAGTTTTTGCTTCCAAGAAAGCCT GCAAGACAACCAAATCCAATCATATACAGGAGATTGCGCCGCGGATCAGTGGCGGCAAGAATTTCAGGCAAACAAACTGAG TACCCTACAAATAAGGAGTTATTGAGAACTATTGCATACTTGAGAAACGCTACAGCAGTATTTTATGAG CCTGATAGAATGTTGCCTTATAACAAGGCCTATatccatgatgatgatgatgatgatgaagagggGGTCACAGAAGATGATGAGAAACACAATTTTCTGCCTAATGATGAAAAGAGAAAACAAGAACTTGACAAGTCAATGCAAAAGCCTAATAAGAACTCTGGCTACAACTTAACTAGAAAGCAG ACAAGAAAGGAATGTGATGTATCTTCTTCTTCCACCTCCCATGTGGTGGTAAACCTAAAAGACACAAGCCGGATTTCGGATCGCAGCCAAGGCTTAACCAAAAAGGTTCAACAAACTGATTCTACAAGAAAAACATTCATGCAATTCTGTTCAGCAGAGATAATTTGTCCACCAGAACACCGAGCCGCATTGGCAGTGAAGTTGCTTGGAGTACAAGCAGCATTGCTATCTTGTTTAGGTAGTCCTTTCGAAAACCTTTCGCAATTCGCAAGCACAAGAAACAACTCAAAGATACCACTGAGCTTGTTTCAAGCATCTACAAGGTTCTTACCGGCGACAATATGGACCGGAATGTTCATAGTGAGCTTTGCATACACAGTGATGGTGGCTTGGTCTTTGGGATTTAGAGTGCCTATTATCTCAATGTTATGTCTCTCATTGCTGTATTCTTTGTCTGTGTTGGTGGCTGCAGCATCAGGGTTTAATGTTATATGTGGCACATTTAGAATTCATGGTACCTTGTTTACATGTTTAGGTGTTCTTGGTTTTGTTATGGTTCTTGTTGGTTTGGTCATGCTGGTTCTTTTTTATTCCTGGCTGTATAAAAAAGTAGAAGTAGCTGAGTAA